In Flavobacterium sp. N3904, one DNA window encodes the following:
- the ilvN gene encoding acetolactate synthase small subunit → MENKMFTISVYSENNVGLLNRISGIFLKRHINILSLNVSESEIENVSRFIIVVNTTEKWVQNIVGQIEKQIEVIKAFYHIDEETIFLESALFKIESSLLFDERQIQNIIKDSKSEIVTVSREFFVISKSGKRSEIEDLYAKLKPFGIMQFVRSGRISVSKEKMEISTLLEALS, encoded by the coding sequence ATGGAAAATAAAATGTTCACCATTTCTGTATATTCAGAAAATAACGTTGGCTTGCTAAACAGAATATCAGGCATATTCTTGAAACGCCACATCAACATATTGAGTTTAAATGTTTCCGAATCTGAAATCGAAAATGTTTCTAGATTTATTATAGTTGTCAATACCACCGAAAAGTGGGTACAAAATATTGTTGGCCAAATCGAAAAACAAATTGAAGTTATCAAAGCGTTTTATCACATCGATGAAGAAACTATATTTTTGGAAAGCGCCTTGTTTAAAATAGAATCCAGTTTGCTTTTTGACGAAAGACAAATTCAGAACATCATTAAAGACAGTAAATCTGAAATTGTGACTGTATCTAGAGAGTTTTTTGTGATTTCAAAATCGGGGAAACGATCAGAGATTGAAGATTTATATGCAAAATTAAAACCTTTTGGGATTATGCAATTTGTACGCTCAGGCAGAATCTCAGTTTCGAAAGAAAAAATGGAAATTTCAACATTATTGGAAGCACTTTCATAA
- the ilvD gene encoding dihydroxy-acid dehydratase — protein sequence MELNKYSKIITQDETQPASQAMFYGIGLTEEDLKKAQVGIVSMGYDGNPCNMHLNDLAKDVKTGVWKEDLVGLIFNTIGVSDGISNGNDGMRFSLVSRDVIADSIETVMGAQWYDAMIAVPGCDKNMPGALMAMGRVNRPSIMVYGGSIHPGKWKGEDLNIVSAFEALGKKIKNTITPEDFKGVIQNACPGAGACGGMYTANTMSSAIEALGMSLPYSSSNPALSAEKKQECVDAGKAIKILLEKDIKPRDIMTRKAFENAITMVAVLGGSTNAVMHLIAMAHSVGIELTLKDFQDISDKTPLLADLKPSGKYLMEDLHNVGGVPAVMKYLLKEGLLHGDCLTVTGKTIAENLASVPDLQDGQQVIHEIQKALKATGNIQILYGNLATEGCVAKISGKEGEFFEGTAVVFEGEKDVIRGIQAGEVKPGNVVIIRYCGPKGGPGMSEMLKPTSAIMGAGLGNSVALITDGRFSGGSHGFVVGHVTPEAYEGGGIALIENGDVITIDAVNNTIDMKISDEEFSKRKANWKRPESPIKQGVLLKYMRSVSSASEGCVTDK from the coding sequence ATGGAATTAAATAAATACAGCAAAATAATCACGCAAGACGAAACACAACCAGCTTCTCAAGCTATGTTCTACGGAATTGGTTTGACAGAAGAGGATCTAAAAAAAGCGCAGGTAGGAATTGTGAGCATGGGTTACGACGGAAATCCTTGCAATATGCACTTAAACGACTTGGCCAAAGATGTTAAGACTGGTGTCTGGAAAGAAGATTTAGTTGGTTTGATATTTAACACTATTGGTGTAAGTGATGGTATTTCAAATGGTAATGACGGAATGCGTTTTTCTTTGGTTTCTCGTGATGTTATTGCAGATTCTATCGAAACGGTTATGGGTGCACAGTGGTACGACGCTATGATTGCTGTTCCAGGTTGTGATAAAAATATGCCAGGTGCTTTAATGGCAATGGGAAGAGTAAATCGCCCTTCTATAATGGTTTACGGAGGATCTATTCACCCAGGAAAATGGAAAGGTGAAGATTTGAATATTGTTTCAGCTTTTGAAGCGTTGGGCAAAAAAATCAAAAATACAATTACACCTGAAGATTTCAAAGGAGTAATTCAAAATGCTTGTCCAGGTGCTGGAGCTTGCGGTGGAATGTATACAGCTAACACCATGTCATCAGCGATTGAAGCATTAGGAATGAGTTTGCCTTATAGTTCTTCTAATCCTGCTTTGAGTGCCGAAAAGAAACAAGAATGTGTTGATGCTGGTAAAGCTATCAAAATACTATTGGAAAAAGATATTAAACCTAGGGACATTATGACTCGTAAAGCATTCGAAAATGCAATTACGATGGTCGCTGTTTTAGGAGGTTCTACGAATGCTGTAATGCATTTAATTGCAATGGCTCACTCAGTTGGCATTGAACTTACATTAAAAGATTTCCAGGATATTAGTGATAAAACACCATTATTAGCTGACTTGAAACCAAGCGGTAAATACTTAATGGAAGATTTACATAATGTGGGCGGAGTTCCTGCGGTAATGAAATATTTATTAAAAGAAGGTCTGTTACACGGTGATTGTTTAACAGTAACTGGAAAAACGATAGCAGAGAATTTAGCATCAGTACCTGATTTGCAGGATGGACAACAAGTCATTCATGAAATCCAAAAAGCATTAAAAGCGACTGGAAATATCCAAATTCTATACGGAAACTTAGCAACAGAAGGTTGTGTCGCTAAAATTAGTGGTAAAGAAGGAGAGTTTTTTGAAGGTACAGCAGTAGTTTTTGAAGGCGAAAAAGATGTAATCAGAGGAATACAAGCAGGCGAAGTAAAACCTGGAAATGTAGTGATTATTCGTTATTGTGGTCCAAAAGGTGGTCCAGGAATGTCTGAAATGTTAAAACCAACATCTGCTATTATGGGTGCTGGTTTAGGAAATTCAGTTGCTTTGATTACTGATGGAAGATTCTCTGGTGGTTCACACGGTTTTGTCGTCGGACACGTTACTCCAGAAGCATATGAAGGCGGTGGAATCGCTTTAATTGAAAACGGAGATGTAATTACAATTGATGCGGTAAATAATACCATTGATATGAAAATTTCTGACGAAGAATTCTCAAAACGCAAAGCCAATTGGAAAAGACCAGAATCACCAATTAAACAAGGAGTTTTACTTAAATATATGCGTTCGGTCTCCAGTGCTTCAGAGGGATGTGTTACTGACAAATAA
- the ilvB gene encoding biosynthetic-type acetolactate synthase large subunit: MKISGAEAVIRCLLAEGVDLVYGYPGGAIMPVYDELYKFQDQLHHVLVRHEQGATHAAQGYARATGKVGVAIATSGPGATNLVTGIADAQIDSTPMVCITGQVGKHLLGSDAFQETDIIGISTPVTKWNYQVTEAHEIPKIIAKAFFIAKSGRPGPVLIDITKNAQFDELDFSYEKCTSIRSYTPKPTLNLEKVKEAADLINNAKKPYIIFGQGIILSEAEEQLKELVEKTGIPAAWTILGLSALPTDHPLNVGMLGMHGNYGPNILTNECDVLIALGMRFDDRITGNLATYAKQAKVIHFEIDPAEVDKNVKTTVAVLADVKEALTALIPLVESKTHDAWHNEFKEKYKIELEAVINEELAPTNNRGISMGETIEMINKHSNGDAIMVSDVGQHQMFTCRYSKFNKSKSNITSGGLGTMGFALPAAIGAKMGRPDREVVAIIGDGGFQMTIQELGTIFQTKVPVKIVVLNNEFLGMVRQWQELFFDNRYASTVMTNPNFTAIAEGYYIKSKKVTKREDLDEAVAEMMASKDSYFLEVMVEKENNVFPMIPTGASVSDIRLS, from the coding sequence ATGAAAATATCAGGTGCAGAAGCCGTAATCAGATGCTTATTAGCCGAAGGAGTTGACCTAGTTTATGGGTATCCTGGAGGTGCTATAATGCCTGTTTACGACGAGTTATATAAATTTCAAGATCAATTGCATCATGTTTTGGTGCGTCACGAACAAGGGGCAACTCATGCAGCACAAGGGTATGCAAGAGCTACAGGAAAAGTTGGAGTTGCAATTGCCACATCAGGACCAGGTGCTACTAATTTGGTTACAGGAATTGCAGATGCACAAATTGATTCCACTCCTATGGTGTGTATTACTGGTCAAGTTGGAAAACATTTATTGGGATCAGATGCTTTTCAAGAGACAGATATTATAGGAATATCGACTCCGGTAACCAAATGGAATTATCAAGTAACTGAGGCGCATGAAATTCCTAAAATTATAGCAAAAGCTTTTTTTATTGCAAAATCAGGACGTCCGGGGCCAGTATTGATTGATATTACAAAAAATGCACAGTTTGACGAACTGGATTTTAGTTATGAAAAATGTACTAGCATTAGAAGTTACACTCCAAAGCCTACTTTAAATCTTGAAAAAGTTAAGGAAGCGGCAGACTTAATTAATAATGCCAAAAAGCCATACATTATTTTTGGACAAGGTATCATACTTAGCGAAGCGGAAGAACAATTAAAAGAATTGGTAGAAAAAACAGGTATTCCTGCAGCGTGGACAATTTTGGGGCTTTCAGCCTTACCAACTGATCATCCTTTGAATGTTGGAATGTTAGGAATGCACGGAAATTATGGTCCAAATATCCTGACCAATGAATGTGATGTATTGATTGCATTAGGAATGCGTTTTGATGACCGTATAACAGGAAACTTAGCCACTTATGCGAAACAAGCCAAAGTAATTCATTTTGAAATTGATCCTGCTGAAGTAGATAAAAACGTTAAAACAACAGTTGCCGTTTTGGCCGATGTAAAAGAAGCATTAACCGCTTTGATTCCTTTGGTTGAAAGTAAAACGCATGATGCTTGGCATAACGAGTTCAAAGAAAAGTATAAAATTGAATTGGAAGCTGTTATCAATGAAGAATTAGCCCCAACTAATAATCGTGGAATTTCAATGGGCGAAACTATAGAAATGATTAATAAACATTCTAATGGTGATGCGATTATGGTTTCGGATGTGGGACAACACCAAATGTTTACTTGTCGGTATTCTAAATTCAATAAGTCAAAAAGCAACATTACTTCTGGAGGTTTAGGAACAATGGGATTTGCTTTGCCAGCTGCAATTGGAGCTAAAATGGGAAGGCCAGATCGAGAAGTAGTTGCAATTATTGGAGATGGTGGTTTTCAAATGACAATTCAGGAATTGGGCACCATTTTTCAAACTAAGGTTCCAGTTAAAATAGTTGTTTTAAACAATGAATTTTTAGGAATGGTACGACAATGGCAAGAACTCTTTTTTGATAATAGATACGCTTCAACTGTAATGACGAATCCTAATTTTACAGCCATTGCAGAAGGATATTACATTAAATCCAAGAAAGTAACTAAAAGAGAAGATTTGGATGAAGCTGTTGCAGAAATGATGGCTTCAAAAGATTCTTATTTCTTAGAGGTAATGGTAGAAAAAGAAAACAACGTATTTCCGATGATTCCTACAGGAGCATCGGTTTCTGATATCCGATTAAGCTAA
- the leuB gene encoding 3-isopropylmalate dehydrogenase, whose amino-acid sequence MNLKIAVLAGDGIGPEVILQAKKALYAISVAYDHEFIFEDALIGATAIEKTRNPLPEQTLNLCLNTDAVLFGAIGNPKYDNNPESKIRPEQGLLKLRKELGLYANIRPIKPFKNLLDASPIKKEVIENVDFVIFRELTGGSYYGEKVINEEGTFASDICEYSENEINRITHQAFKAAQNRRKKVTLVDKANVLETSRLWRKLVKNIALQYPDVKLECQYIDNVAMQIITDPKQYDVILTENLFGDILSDEACAIMGSIGLMASASIGDHNALFEPIHGSYPQAKGKNIANPIASILSAAMLLEHFGLEKEAKKVYEAVEKAIEYKVVTIDLNPGSRFGTNDVGDFISNVILSKDDLYFKNDNVQIGQSTIV is encoded by the coding sequence ATGAACTTAAAAATAGCTGTACTTGCAGGAGATGGAATTGGACCTGAGGTTATTTTGCAGGCTAAAAAAGCATTGTATGCTATTAGTGTTGCCTATGATCATGAGTTTATTTTTGAGGATGCTTTGATAGGAGCAACTGCCATAGAAAAAACTAGAAATCCATTACCAGAGCAAACATTAAATCTTTGTTTGAATACAGATGCTGTTTTGTTTGGTGCTATTGGAAATCCAAAATACGATAATAATCCAGAATCCAAAATTCGACCAGAGCAAGGATTACTAAAACTTAGAAAGGAATTAGGGCTTTATGCTAATATAAGACCTATAAAGCCTTTCAAAAATTTGTTGGATGCTTCTCCAATTAAAAAAGAGGTAATCGAAAATGTTGATTTTGTAATTTTTAGAGAATTAACGGGAGGATCTTATTATGGTGAAAAGGTAATAAACGAAGAAGGTACTTTTGCATCTGATATTTGTGAATATTCTGAAAACGAAATCAATCGCATTACACATCAAGCTTTCAAAGCAGCTCAAAATAGAAGAAAAAAAGTAACATTGGTGGATAAAGCTAATGTACTGGAGACTTCCAGATTGTGGAGAAAATTGGTAAAAAACATTGCGCTTCAATATCCAGATGTGAAATTAGAATGTCAATACATTGACAATGTAGCGATGCAAATAATCACAGATCCCAAACAATATGATGTCATTTTAACCGAGAATTTATTTGGAGATATTTTGTCAGACGAAGCTTGTGCTATAATGGGATCAATCGGATTAATGGCATCGGCATCAATTGGAGATCATAATGCACTGTTTGAACCTATTCATGGGTCGTATCCACAGGCAAAAGGGAAAAATATAGCTAATCCTATTGCTTCTATTTTATCGGCAGCTATGTTGTTGGAGCATTTTGGGTTAGAAAAAGAAGCTAAGAAAGTATACGAAGCTGTAGAGAAAGCGATTGAATATAAAGTGGTTACTATTGATTTAAACCCGGGTTCAAGATTTGGGACAAACGATGTCGGCGATTTTATTTCAAATGTAATATTAAGTAAAGATGATTTGTATTTTAAAAATGATAATGTTCAAATTGGGCAATCAACTATCGTTTAG